The genomic stretch TAATGTTAATAACTGCCTTTGCCGCTGCCAGCCTCAAAAAGGGACGTGAACCGGCGATTACTTCATTCAGGTACCCCATGCCCTGAAGTGCCTGAATATCATCATCAAGCCTGCTGTGAAGGGGGACGTGATACGAAACGACCGCATAAGCACCGGCTGCAGACATAACAATTAAGAAAAATGAAATCAATAAAGTTTTATAAACCGGCATTTCAAATATGATAATTGCTGGAATCTTCTGCTATGTCCAGTAATTATTTTTCTTACATCAGGAATCGGCTGCAAGAGAATATTTGAGACGGTGAGCGTTTTCCCTGCTTATTGTATTTCGAATACTGCGAGTATTTCATTACGGGCTCGAACATCTCCAAGGTAGTGTAAATAGTCTTCCTGGATTGTTTCTGAAACCTTCTTTTTCATTAAGACAGCCGCACCTTTAGCTTCACTGACCTGATCAAGTGAGGCTATAAGACGCATCCTCCTGTCAAGATAATAGGCAAGATGGGGATTGTCAACACCGTAGTCGTGCAGCATGATTTCCTGAGGTACGATCTTGTTTATCACCTTTGCGGTAGTTCTGTAGTGACTCATGTGTTCAGAATGGTAAGGGAAGTAGACAGATGCCCATGACAGTTTGCCCGCCAGAATGACTATGAACAGAATGGCAAGCCGCGACCTGATATTGCCTTTAAACAACAGCAGTAAGAGTGAAGCAGAGAATGTGATGAAGAGCATAATTATGGAGGACAAGTTTCCCTGCAGATTGAAACGTTTACCCCATAAGGGGGAGGAGATTGCAAGCAGGATCATTATGACGCTTATTAATTGCAGATATCTTTGAACCATGTTAAGGGGGACATAAGGGATGCCCGCAGTAGACAGGGTAGAGTTTTCCGATGATAGCAAACTATAAAGCGGCATTGTTATCAATATCGTAAGAGGCCCTGCAAGTGGCAGTACGTACCTCAGCCATGTCCCCGGCATTATCCAGTAAAATGGTATGGAGAAGATCAGAAAAAAGAGGCAGTAGGCAGTCAAATTATTCATGAGAGGTGTTTCTTTGTAAGAGGGCTTATACCGCCATAGCAGGAGCAAAGGCATCCAGGGTGAGTATGAAATGATATATTGCACCGGGAATTCAAAAAGATGCTTGAGAAAGCTTCCTTCTCCCACAGGTTCCTTACGGACTGTAATTTCACGCAGGGATGTCTCTATCAGATTGTCAAATCCGGTAATGTTCAGCAGAGGAACCAACCACATCAGGACAACGGCCAGGAACACAGATATTCCGGCAAGGTGACCAATGGAAAAAAGTTTTTTCCACTCCTTTTTGTATAGCATGTATGGAATTACGCCGGTATAGAAGAAGGCGGGCGCCTGAACACCCTTTGTAAGCGCCCCGAGACCTGCAAAGAATAGTGATATGGTCCATGCGGCAAACCCATTTTTTTTGTATTCATAAAAATAGAAAAAGGAGATAAAAGTGAGTGTGACGAACAGGGTGAAGGTCATATCAATCTCTGCCTTGATTGCCTTGCCCAGCACCTCGGGGTAAGTAAGAAAGATCATCCCCGGCAGGATGAACCAGACATTTCTGATGCCGCACAGCTTGCGCCAGAAAAGGCTTATAGCAATTGCACACAGGGATGTTGTGATGACAGATGACAGCCGCGCTGTCGCCTCGGATATGCTGCCTGTCAGCCTGAAGATACAGGCAAGCGCCCAATTGTATAACGGAGGTTTCCTTAAATAGACGGTTTCCTCAACTTTTGGGACGATCCAGTCGCCGCTCCTAAGCATATCCAGTGCAATAATTACACGCCGTCCCTCTTCACCCTGGAATTCCCGGAGATGAATGTAGGGAAGGTTGAGGAGGAGAGAGAATATCAGCAGAATAACAATGCCATGTATGACCTGAGAGACTTTCACAATTGCTTACCCAGGACATTTCTGTTATGAGTCAGGAGGATCATTTAAGAAAATATCCAAGTTTTTTAGTAACCTCTGCGAGTTGTCCCATCTTTGTCTTCAAAATGGCCTTTGAATCATCTGCAAGCCCGTAATTGTGGGTATAAACCTCCGCCATGCCTGCATTGTATGACTCAGTCGAGAGGACAACCGCTGAATTTTTATCAACCATTGCGAAGGTGTCCCACCCGCTGACAACTACATATGGATGTTCATTCTCTTCAAAAAGAGACATACCCTGAGAATATAGGGATGGGTCAGTACTGATGCCTGTCAGCGACAGCATTGTCGGCGCCAGATCAAGGTGGCTCGTAAGTCGGTCAACTGTGTGAGGCCTTATTCCAGGCACATAAAGTATCAGCGGTACCTGCGCCTGCCATGAAGAGAACGTAGTGTTGTGTCCATAATACCCCGTCTCAAAAAATTCTTCACCGTGATCCCCGGTAATCAGGATGATGGTATTATCCATCAGTCCTGCTTCTTCAATATCCCTGATAATACGGTCTACAACAGAATCGTCGAAGAAAATGGCATTCCTGTAGCGGTTGAAGAGGGGATGGTTCCAGTTGACCTCTGACCCGCTCTTCTTCATCTGGAAATAATTTACCTCTTCAACAACTGGTTTGTACTTTTCGAAGTCCTTTGGGAAGCGGTACGGCGCATGGGGTGCGTCCAGAAACATGAAGGAAAAGAACGGCCTGCTCTTGTCTCTTTCAATGAGATAATTTCTGAATAGTTCTTCCATTTTAGTATCCCGCTCATT from Nitrospirota bacterium encodes the following:
- a CDS encoding glycosyltransferase family 39 protein, which translates into the protein MKVSQVIHGIVILLIFSLLLNLPYIHLREFQGEEGRRVIIALDMLRSGDWIVPKVEETVYLRKPPLYNWALACIFRLTGSISEATARLSSVITTSLCAIAISLFWRKLCGIRNVWFILPGMIFLTYPEVLGKAIKAEIDMTFTLFVTLTFISFFYFYEYKKNGFAAWTISLFFAGLGALTKGVQAPAFFYTGVIPYMLYKKEWKKLFSIGHLAGISVFLAVVLMWLVPLLNITGFDNLIETSLREITVRKEPVGEGSFLKHLFEFPVQYIISYSPWMPLLLLWRYKPSYKETPLMNNLTAYCLFFLIFSIPFYWIMPGTWLRYVLPLAGPLTILITMPLYSLLSSENSTLSTAGIPYVPLNMVQRYLQLISVIMILLAISSPLWGKRFNLQGNLSSIIMLFITFSASLLLLLFKGNIRSRLAILFIVILAGKLSWASVYFPYHSEHMSHYRTTAKVINKIVPQEIMLHDYGVDNPHLAYYLDRRMRLIASLDQVSEAKGAAVLMKKKVSETIQEDYLHYLGDVRARNEILAVFEIQ